The following coding sequences lie in one Oncorhynchus gorbuscha isolate QuinsamMale2020 ecotype Even-year linkage group LG10, OgorEven_v1.0, whole genome shotgun sequence genomic window:
- the LOC124046585 gene encoding fermitin family homolog 2-like isoform X4 produces MALDGIRMPDGCYADGTWELKMHVTDLHRDVSLRVTGEIHIGGVMLKLVEKLDVKKDWSDHALWWEKKKTWLLKTHWTLDKYGIQADARLLFTPQHKLLRLQLPNMKHMKVKVNFSDRVFKAVSDICKTFNIRHPEEASLLRKPRDPKKKKKKLEEAEEAALELEGPLLTPGSGRSIYSSPGLYSKTMTPTYDSRDGSPLSPTTAWFGDSPLSEGNPSILAVSQPISSPDILAKLYKSQSLLDKAKINQGWLDSSRSLMEQDVKENEVLLLRFKYHSFFDLNPKYDAIRVNQLYEQAKWAILLEEIECTEEEMMMFAALQYHINKLSIMSSGNHMNNREKEVDEVDAALSDLEITLEGGKTSNTLGDITSIPELADYVKVFKPKKLTLKGYKQYWCTFKDITISCYKSKEEAHGTPSLQMNLRGCEVTPDVNISSQKFNIKLLIPVADGMNEIWLRCDAEKPYAHWMAACRLASKGKTMADSSYSLEVQNILSFLKMQHMNPDPQFIAEPAVTNDINSECLVSPRYLKKYKNKQPGYIRDLISARILEAHQNVAQMSLIEAKMRFIQAWQSLPEFGITHFLAKFQGGKRDELIGITYNRLIRMDASTGDAIKTWRFANMKQWNVNWEIKMVTVEFADEPSLAFICAEVDCKVVHEFIGGYIFLSTRAKDQNESLDEEMFYKLTSGWV; encoded by the exons ATGTGAAGAAGGACTGGTCGGACCACGCCCTGTGGTGGGAGAAGAAGAAGACGTGGCTGCTGAAGACCCACTGGACCCTGGACAAGTATGGTATCCAGGCAGACGCCCGGCTCCTCTTCACCCCGCAGCACAAGCTGCTGCGCCTGCAGCTGCCCAACATGAAGCACATGAAGGTCAAGGTCAACTTCTCCGACCGCGTCTTTAAGGCCGTCTCTGACATCTGCAAGACTTTCA ACATCCGTCATCCAGAGGAGGCATCTCTGCTGCGTAAGCCCCGCGAccccaagaagaagaagaaaaagctggaggaggctgaggaggcgGCTCTGGAGCTGGAGGGGCCACTGCTCACCCCTGGATCAGGTA GAAGCATCTACTCTAGTCCAGGCCTGTACAGTAAGACCATGACCCCCACTTATGACTCCAGAGACGGCAGCCCCCTGTCCCCCACCACCGCCTGGTTCGGAGATAGCCCTCTTTCTGAGGGCAATCCCAGCATCCTTGCTGTCAGCCAGCCAATATCCTCGCCCGATATCCTGGCTAAACTCTACAAGTCCCAGTCCCTCCTGGACAAGGCCAAGATCAACCAGGG gtggctgGACTCGTCTAGGTCTCTGATGGAGCAGGATGTCAAGGAGAACGAGGTGCTCCTCCTGCGGTTTAAATACCACAGCTTCTTTGACCTCAACCCCAAG TACGATGCCATCCGGGTGAATCAGCTCTATGAGCAGGCCAAGTGGGCCATCCTGCTTGAGGAAATAGAGTGCACTGAGGAGGAGATGATGATGTTCGCCGCTCTGCAG TACCACATCAACAAGCTGTCCATCATGTCGTCAGGAAACCACATGAACAACCGTGAGAAGGAGGTGGACGAGGTGGACGCTGCCCTGTCAGACCTGGAGATCACCCTGGAGGGAGGCAAGACCTCCAACACCCTG ggTGATATCACGTCCATTCCTGAACTGGCCGACTACGTCAAAGTCTTCAA GCCAAAAAAGCTGACACTGAAAGGCTACAAGCAGTACTGGTGCACATTCAAGGACATCACAATTTCCTGCTACAAGAGCAAAGAGGAGGCTCATGGGACACCCTCCCTCCAAATGAATCTAAGAG GTTGCGAGGTAACACCAGATGTGAACATTTCCAGTCAGAAATTCAACATCAAGTTGCTAATCCCAGTGGCTGACGGCATGAACGAGATCTGGCTGCGGTGTGACGCT GAGAAGCCATATGCCCACTGGATGGCAGCGTGCCGCCTGGCCTCTAAGGGGAAGACCATGGCAGACAGCTCCTATAGCCTGGAGGTCCAGAACATTCTATCCTTCCTCAAGATGCAGCACATGAACCCTGACCCGCAGTTCATCGCCGAGCCAGCTGTCACCAACGACATCAACTCTGAGTGCCTGGTGTCGCCGCGCTACCTGAAGAAGTACAAGAACAAGCAG CCAGGCTATATCAGGGACCTG ATTTCGGCCCGGATCCTAGAGGCCCACCAGAACGTGGCCCAGATGAGTCTGATCGAGGCCAAGATGCGCTTCATCCAGGCATGGCAGTCCCTGCCTGAGTTTGGCATCACTCACTTCCTGGCCAA ATTCCAGGGTGGGAAGAGGGATGAGCTGATTGGCATTACCTACAACCGTCTCATCCGGATGGATGCCAGCACCGGAGATGCCATCAAGACCTGGAGGTTTGCCAACATGAAGCAGTGGAATGTCAACTGGGAGATCAAGATG GTGACGGTGGAGTTTGCAGACGAACCTAGCCTGGCTTTCATATGTGCGGAGGTGGACTGTAAGGTGGTACATGAGTTCATCGGAGGCTACATCTTCCTGTCCACGCGCGCCAAAGACCAGAACGAGTCTCTGGACGAGGAGATGTTCTACAAGCTGACCAGCGGCTGGGTCTGA